The following coding sequences are from one Salvia hispanica cultivar TCC Black 2014 chromosome 3, UniMelb_Shisp_WGS_1.0, whole genome shotgun sequence window:
- the LOC125209500 gene encoding probable hexosyltransferase MUCI70, translated as MEKPTTCLQSKILCFSLFYLLSVVYLSLSSSKCNLRPPSAAPPPFSYPPSYGENKHAIPTTRSSCNSPVFFSDYSVVLKKMEENLMNSTIFGERSLRYMQGNGESFGGNLSLKERLSHFHLSDYGNEIPCGFFKPFPISDSDRTAMEKCNGVVIVTAIFNDHDKIRQPRNLGPETSGRVCFFVFVDDATMKGLYSYNVMSNETKENKIGVWRVVKVSGVDMALSRHPYFVHTIEEAMATARWKKWRHVDGLRVQMETYCENGMQPWHTNKSYPTDVPDTALILRKHSAASNQFSCLLFNELEAFNHRDQLAFAFVRDKITPKININMFEVEVFEKIAIEYRHSLKKGQAYVGPNVKWATQSLFGYEGFGKCEDYVMKMFGKNYIID; from the exons ATGGAGAAGCCTACAACTTGTCTCCAATCCAAAATCctctgtttctctctcttctacCTTCTCTCCGTCGtctacctctctctctcctcctccaAATGCAATCTCCGGCCACCCTCCGCTGCCCCGCCTCCCTTCTCTTACCCTCCCTCTTATGGAGAAAACAAGCATGCCATTCCCACCACTCGTTCATCTTGCAATTCCCCTGTTTTTTTCTCAG ATTACTCGGTggttttgaagaaaatggaggaaaatttgatgaattcgACGATTTTTGGTGAGAGGTCTTTGAGGTATATGCAGGGGAATGGTGAAAGTTTTGGTGGGAATTTGAGTTTGAAGGaaagattgtctcattttCATCTATCTGATTATGGGAATGAAATTCCATGTGGTTTCTTCAAGCCATTTCCAATCTCTGATTCGG aTCGAACTGCGATGGAGAAATGTAATGGGGTGGTAATAGTCACGGCTATATTCAACGACCATGACAAAATCCGGCAACCTAGGAATCTAGGGCCGGAAACCTCGGGTCGTGTGTGCTTTTTCGTGTTTGTAGATGATGCAACAATGAAGGGTTTGTATTCGTACAATGTGATGTCAAACGAAACTAAGGAGAATAAGATTGGTGTGTGGAGAGTTGTTAAGGTTTCAG GTGTTGACATGGCGCTCTCGAGGCACCCTTATTTCGTGCACACGATCGAGGAGGCCATGGCGACAGCGAGATGGAAGAAGTGGAGGCATGTTGATGGATTGAGGGTGCAAATGGAGACTTATTGTGAGAATGGTATGCAACCTTGGCACACAAACAAGTCTTATCCCacag ATGTTCCGGATACTGCTTTGATCCTGAGGAAGCACAGTGCAGCCTCAAACCAATTCTCATGTCTTCTTTTCAATGAATTGGAGGCATTCAACCACAGGGATCAACTGGCATTTGCATTTGTGAGGGATAAAATCACAccaaaaattaacataaacaTGTTTgaggttgaggtttttgagaaaattgcAATAGAATATAGGCACAGCCTCAAAAAAGGTCAGGCCTATGTGGGCCCCAATGTGAAGTGGGCTACCCAAAGTTTGTTTGGCTATGAGGGTTTTGGTAAATGTGAAGACTATGTTATGAAGATGTTTGggaaaaattacattattgattga
- the LOC125212414 gene encoding potassium channel KAT3-like isoform X1, whose translation MSLSCLKTVLGKNLSNHHFHIDNATDLPPSTTTRAKTSRNHIISPYNPCYRIWETFLVLLVVYSAWISPFQFAFLTYKQDTLFVVDNIINGFFAVDIVLTFFLAYLDPQSHVIVDDPKRIAVRYLTSWFLFDVCSTIPFQFLAICFTYSSGGLGFNLLAMLRLWRLRRVSSLFARLEKDIRFNYFWTRCTKLVAVTLFAVHCAGCFNYMIADRYSDPRRTWIGAVYPDFKEMGIWDKYVAALYWSIVTLTTTGYGDLHAENPREMLFDIVYMLFNLGLTSYIIGNMTNLVLHWSCSTAHFRDSIAAASEFVKRNQLPSDIKEQILSHMCVKFKTEGVKQQQTLMELPKAIRCSIAQFLFSPVVRQASIFHGVSQDFLLQLVAEVEAEWYPPREDIILQNEASTDVYVIISGSVDFVAKINGRDQIIGKASAGEMVGEVGVLCEKPQPLGVRTAEISQTLRLNKNAFLSVLRSNPHDEHIVMNNLFQKLKEWKGVDIEGQYDPSQMLNNWWDLNSRPCQNSSGHLEMVRLSVERKEKENTRSDEHHHHPTKDDEVQNQGMIDHHENSRKSRSEKRVTIHMNFNEDRVARKHHGKLIILPNSLQELLKIAGEKFGDKNLERVVNEENAQVEDLSVVRDGDHLFLLPRNV comes from the exons ATGTCTCTTTCTTGTCTAAAAACCGTCCTTGGTAAAAACCTCTCCAACCACCATTTTCACATCGACAACGCCACCGATCTCCCTCCATCGACCACCACCCGCGCCAAGACGTCACGGAACCACATCATCTCACCTTACAATCCATGCTATAG GATTTGGGAGACGTTCCTCGTCCTCCTCGTCGTCTACTCAGCCTGGATTTCGCCTTTCCAATTCGCATTCCTGACCTACAAGCAAGACACCCTCTTTGTAGTGGACAACATCATCAATGGCTTCTTCGCAGTAGACATTGTCCTCACCTTCTTCCTCGCCTACCTCGACCCCCAGTCCCACGTTATAGTAGACGATCCAAAGAGAATCGCAGTGAG GTATCTAACATCGTGGTTCCTCTTTGATGTCTGCTCAACTATTCCATTCCAATTTCTTGCAATATGCTTCACATACAGCAGCGGCGGATTGGGGTTCAACTTGCTCGCCATGCTTCGCCTATGGCGCCTCAGACGCGTTAGCTCCCTGTTCGCGAGGCTAGAGAAGGACATCCGGTTCAACTACTTCTGGACTAGATGCACCAAGCTTGTCGCT GTGACTCTTTTCGCGGTGCATTGCGCGGGGTGCTTCAACTACATGATCGCGGACCGATACTCGGACCCGAGGCGGACGTGGATCGGGGCGGTGTATCCGGATTTCAAGGAGATGGGGATTTGGGACAAGTACGTGGCGGCATTGTATTGGTCGATTGTGACGCTGACGACGACGGGGTATGGCGACCTGCACGCGGAGAATCCGAGGGAGATGCTTTTCGACATCGTGTACATGCTCTTCAACCTCGGATTGACCTCGTATATAATCGGAAACATGACGAATCTCGTCCTCCATTGGAGCTGCTCCACTGCGCACTTT AGGGACAGTATTGCGGCGGCTTCGGAGTTCGTGAAGCGGAACCAGCTGCCTTCGGATATCAAGGAGCAGATTCTTTCGCACATGTGTGTGAAATtcaagacggagggagtgaaGCAGCAGCAGACATTGATGGAGCTGCCCAAGGCCATTCGTTGCAGCATTGCGCAGTTTCTCTTCTCCCCTGTTGTTCGACAAGCTTCCATTTTCCATGGTGTATCACAAGACTTCCTTCTTCAATTG GTGGCAGAAGTGGAAGCGGAGTGGTATCCTCCAAGAGAAGACATCATCTTGCAAAATGAGGCATCAACAGATGTATATGTAATCATCTCTGGATCAGTG GATTTTGTGGCGAAGATCAATGGACGTGATCAA ATTATTGGGAAGGCCTCTGCGGGAGAGATGGTGGGAGAAGTTGGTGTTCTGTGTGAAAAACCGCAGCCGTTGGGCGTTCGGACGGCTGAGATCTCTCAGACGCTACGGCTCAACAAGAACGCATTTCTCAGCGTTCTCCGATCCAATCCTCATGATGAACACATTGTTATGAACAATTTGTTTCAG AAACTCAAGGAGTGGAAAGGTGTTGACATTGAGGGCCAATATGACCCGAGTCAAATGCTCAATAATTGGTGGGATTTGAATTCGAGACCGTGCCAGAACTCTTCTGGCCACCTCGAGATGGTAAGGCTCTCAGTGGAgaggaaagagaaagagaatacACGGAGCGATgaacatcatcatcatccaaCAAAAGATGATGAGGTGcaaaatcaaggcatgatagaCCACCATGAAAATAGCCGGAAATCAAGGTCGGAGAAGAGAGTAACGATTCACATGAATTTCAATGAGGATAGGGTTGCACGAAAACATCATGGAAAGCTCATAATCCTACCCAATTCACTACAAGAGCTTCTCAAAATAGCAG GTGAAAAATTTGGTGACAAGAATCTTGAAAGAGTAGTAAACGAAGAAAATGCACAAGTCGAAGACTTGAGCGTTGTGAGAGATGGTGATCATCTCTTTCTTCTACCAAGAAATGTGTGA
- the LOC125212414 gene encoding potassium channel KAT1-like isoform X2: protein MSLSCLKTVLGKNLSNHHFHIDNATDLPPSTTTRAKTSRNHIISPYNPCYRIWETFLVLLVVYSAWISPFQFAFLTYKQDTLFVVDNIINGFFAVDIVLTFFLAYLDPQSHVIVDDPKRIAVSGGLGFNLLAMLRLWRLRRVSSLFARLEKDIRFNYFWTRCTKLVAVTLFAVHCAGCFNYMIADRYSDPRRTWIGAVYPDFKEMGIWDKYVAALYWSIVTLTTTGYGDLHAENPREMLFDIVYMLFNLGLTSYIIGNMTNLVLHWSCSTAHFRDSIAAASEFVKRNQLPSDIKEQILSHMCVKFKTEGVKQQQTLMELPKAIRCSIAQFLFSPVVRQASIFHGVSQDFLLQLVAEVEAEWYPPREDIILQNEASTDVYVIISGSVDFVAKINGRDQIIGKASAGEMVGEVGVLCEKPQPLGVRTAEISQTLRLNKNAFLSVLRSNPHDEHIVMNNLFQKLKEWKGVDIEGQYDPSQMLNNWWDLNSRPCQNSSGHLEMVRLSVERKEKENTRSDEHHHHPTKDDEVQNQGMIDHHENSRKSRSEKRVTIHMNFNEDRVARKHHGKLIILPNSLQELLKIAGEKFGDKNLERVVNEENAQVEDLSVVRDGDHLFLLPRNV, encoded by the exons ATGTCTCTTTCTTGTCTAAAAACCGTCCTTGGTAAAAACCTCTCCAACCACCATTTTCACATCGACAACGCCACCGATCTCCCTCCATCGACCACCACCCGCGCCAAGACGTCACGGAACCACATCATCTCACCTTACAATCCATGCTATAG GATTTGGGAGACGTTCCTCGTCCTCCTCGTCGTCTACTCAGCCTGGATTTCGCCTTTCCAATTCGCATTCCTGACCTACAAGCAAGACACCCTCTTTGTAGTGGACAACATCATCAATGGCTTCTTCGCAGTAGACATTGTCCTCACCTTCTTCCTCGCCTACCTCGACCCCCAGTCCCACGTTATAGTAGACGATCCAAAGAGAATCGCAGTGAG CGGCGGATTGGGGTTCAACTTGCTCGCCATGCTTCGCCTATGGCGCCTCAGACGCGTTAGCTCCCTGTTCGCGAGGCTAGAGAAGGACATCCGGTTCAACTACTTCTGGACTAGATGCACCAAGCTTGTCGCT GTGACTCTTTTCGCGGTGCATTGCGCGGGGTGCTTCAACTACATGATCGCGGACCGATACTCGGACCCGAGGCGGACGTGGATCGGGGCGGTGTATCCGGATTTCAAGGAGATGGGGATTTGGGACAAGTACGTGGCGGCATTGTATTGGTCGATTGTGACGCTGACGACGACGGGGTATGGCGACCTGCACGCGGAGAATCCGAGGGAGATGCTTTTCGACATCGTGTACATGCTCTTCAACCTCGGATTGACCTCGTATATAATCGGAAACATGACGAATCTCGTCCTCCATTGGAGCTGCTCCACTGCGCACTTT AGGGACAGTATTGCGGCGGCTTCGGAGTTCGTGAAGCGGAACCAGCTGCCTTCGGATATCAAGGAGCAGATTCTTTCGCACATGTGTGTGAAATtcaagacggagggagtgaaGCAGCAGCAGACATTGATGGAGCTGCCCAAGGCCATTCGTTGCAGCATTGCGCAGTTTCTCTTCTCCCCTGTTGTTCGACAAGCTTCCATTTTCCATGGTGTATCACAAGACTTCCTTCTTCAATTG GTGGCAGAAGTGGAAGCGGAGTGGTATCCTCCAAGAGAAGACATCATCTTGCAAAATGAGGCATCAACAGATGTATATGTAATCATCTCTGGATCAGTG GATTTTGTGGCGAAGATCAATGGACGTGATCAA ATTATTGGGAAGGCCTCTGCGGGAGAGATGGTGGGAGAAGTTGGTGTTCTGTGTGAAAAACCGCAGCCGTTGGGCGTTCGGACGGCTGAGATCTCTCAGACGCTACGGCTCAACAAGAACGCATTTCTCAGCGTTCTCCGATCCAATCCTCATGATGAACACATTGTTATGAACAATTTGTTTCAG AAACTCAAGGAGTGGAAAGGTGTTGACATTGAGGGCCAATATGACCCGAGTCAAATGCTCAATAATTGGTGGGATTTGAATTCGAGACCGTGCCAGAACTCTTCTGGCCACCTCGAGATGGTAAGGCTCTCAGTGGAgaggaaagagaaagagaatacACGGAGCGATgaacatcatcatcatccaaCAAAAGATGATGAGGTGcaaaatcaaggcatgatagaCCACCATGAAAATAGCCGGAAATCAAGGTCGGAGAAGAGAGTAACGATTCACATGAATTTCAATGAGGATAGGGTTGCACGAAAACATCATGGAAAGCTCATAATCCTACCCAATTCACTACAAGAGCTTCTCAAAATAGCAG GTGAAAAATTTGGTGACAAGAATCTTGAAAGAGTAGTAAACGAAGAAAATGCACAAGTCGAAGACTTGAGCGTTGTGAGAGATGGTGATCATCTCTTTCTTCTACCAAGAAATGTGTGA
- the LOC125212414 gene encoding potassium channel KAT1-like isoform X3 has product MSLSCLKTVLGKNLSNHHFHIDNATDLPPSTTTRAKTSRNHIISPYNPCYRIWETFLVLLVVYSAWISPFQFAFLTYKQDTLFVVDNIINGFFAVDIVLTFFLAYLDPQSHVIVDDPKRIAVRYLTSWFLFDVCSTIPFQFLAICFTYSSGGLGFNLLAMLRLWRLRRVSSLFARLEKDIRFNYFWTRCTKLVAVTLFAVHCAGCFNYMIADRYSDPRRTWIGAVYPDFKEMGIWDKYVAALYWSIVTLTTTGYGDLHAENPREMLFDIVYMLFNLGLTSYIIGNMTNLVLHWSCSTAHFRDSIAAASEFVKRNQLPSDIKEQILSHMCVKFKTEGVKQQQTLMELPKAIRCSIAQFLFSPVVRQASIFHGVSQDFLLQLVAEVEAEWYPPREDIILQNEASTDVYVIISGSVDFVAKINGRDQIIGKASAGEMVGEVGVLCEKPQPLGVRTAEISQTLRLNKNAFLSVLRSNPHDEHIVMNNLFQIVCRNSRSGKVLTLRANMTRVKCSIIGGI; this is encoded by the exons ATGTCTCTTTCTTGTCTAAAAACCGTCCTTGGTAAAAACCTCTCCAACCACCATTTTCACATCGACAACGCCACCGATCTCCCTCCATCGACCACCACCCGCGCCAAGACGTCACGGAACCACATCATCTCACCTTACAATCCATGCTATAG GATTTGGGAGACGTTCCTCGTCCTCCTCGTCGTCTACTCAGCCTGGATTTCGCCTTTCCAATTCGCATTCCTGACCTACAAGCAAGACACCCTCTTTGTAGTGGACAACATCATCAATGGCTTCTTCGCAGTAGACATTGTCCTCACCTTCTTCCTCGCCTACCTCGACCCCCAGTCCCACGTTATAGTAGACGATCCAAAGAGAATCGCAGTGAG GTATCTAACATCGTGGTTCCTCTTTGATGTCTGCTCAACTATTCCATTCCAATTTCTTGCAATATGCTTCACATACAGCAGCGGCGGATTGGGGTTCAACTTGCTCGCCATGCTTCGCCTATGGCGCCTCAGACGCGTTAGCTCCCTGTTCGCGAGGCTAGAGAAGGACATCCGGTTCAACTACTTCTGGACTAGATGCACCAAGCTTGTCGCT GTGACTCTTTTCGCGGTGCATTGCGCGGGGTGCTTCAACTACATGATCGCGGACCGATACTCGGACCCGAGGCGGACGTGGATCGGGGCGGTGTATCCGGATTTCAAGGAGATGGGGATTTGGGACAAGTACGTGGCGGCATTGTATTGGTCGATTGTGACGCTGACGACGACGGGGTATGGCGACCTGCACGCGGAGAATCCGAGGGAGATGCTTTTCGACATCGTGTACATGCTCTTCAACCTCGGATTGACCTCGTATATAATCGGAAACATGACGAATCTCGTCCTCCATTGGAGCTGCTCCACTGCGCACTTT AGGGACAGTATTGCGGCGGCTTCGGAGTTCGTGAAGCGGAACCAGCTGCCTTCGGATATCAAGGAGCAGATTCTTTCGCACATGTGTGTGAAATtcaagacggagggagtgaaGCAGCAGCAGACATTGATGGAGCTGCCCAAGGCCATTCGTTGCAGCATTGCGCAGTTTCTCTTCTCCCCTGTTGTTCGACAAGCTTCCATTTTCCATGGTGTATCACAAGACTTCCTTCTTCAATTG GTGGCAGAAGTGGAAGCGGAGTGGTATCCTCCAAGAGAAGACATCATCTTGCAAAATGAGGCATCAACAGATGTATATGTAATCATCTCTGGATCAGTG GATTTTGTGGCGAAGATCAATGGACGTGATCAA ATTATTGGGAAGGCCTCTGCGGGAGAGATGGTGGGAGAAGTTGGTGTTCTGTGTGAAAAACCGCAGCCGTTGGGCGTTCGGACGGCTGAGATCTCTCAGACGCTACGGCTCAACAAGAACGCATTTCTCAGCGTTCTCCGATCCAATCCTCATGATGAACACATTGTTATGAACAATTTGTTTCAG attgttTGTAGAAACTCAAGGAGTGGAAAGGTGTTGACATTGAGGGCCAATATGACCCGAGTCAAATGCTCAATAATTGGTGGGATTTGA
- the LOC125208882 gene encoding 60S ribosomal protein L18a-like, whose product MVTYKFHQYQVVGRALPTETDEHPKIYRMKLWATNEVRAKSKFWYFLRKLKKVKKSNGQVLAINEIFEKNPTTIKNYGIWLRYQSRTGYHNMYKEYRDTTLNGGVEQMYTEMASRHRVRHHCIQIIKTATVPAKLCKRESTKQFHNSKIKFPLMYRKVRPPTRKLKTTYKATRPNLFV is encoded by the exons ATGGTGACATACAAA TTCCACCAGTATCAGGTGGTCGGAAGAGCTCTGCCGACGGAGACGGATGAGCACCCCAAGATCTACCGCATGAAGCTGTGGGCGACCAATGAGGTCCGCGCCAAGTCCAAATTCTG GTACTTTCTGAGGAAATTGAAGAAGGTGAAGAAGAGTAACGGTCAGGTTCTTGCTATCAACGAG ATTTTCGAAAAGAACCCCACAACAATTAAGAACTACGGGATCTGGTTGAGGTATCAAAGCAGGACTGGCTACCACAACATGTACAAGGAGTACCGTGACACCACCCTGAACGGTGGTGTTGAGCAGATGTACACCGAGATGGCTTCCCGCCACAGAGTCCGCCATCACTGCATCCAGATCATCAAGACTGCCACCGTCCCAGCTAAGCTTTGCAAGAGGGAGAGCACGAAGCAGTTCCACAACTCCAAGATCAAGTTCCCCCTGATGTACAGGAAAGTGAGGCCACCAACGAGGAAGCTCAAAACCACCTACAAGGCAACCAGGCCCAACCTGTTCGTGTAA